From Bacillus solimangrovi, one genomic window encodes:
- the coxB gene encoding cytochrome c oxidase subunit II has product MKSSMPKLRIFATVAMLALLLSGCSGKPYLSTLQPSGESAELLLDLMLLATGIMTFVVIVVTVIFIYVSIRFRRNKQNENDIPKQIEGNHKLEILWTVIPIILLLILAVPTIAATFKLDVTEDTVIPEDAEQINVMAKLYWWEFEYEDDKIVTSQDLVIPAGERVYFKLKAGDVKHAFWIPAIAGKIDTNTDNTNRMWVQANEPGLFYGKCTELCGPSHALMDFKVRVLAKDEYEQWKKNMLEPAAEPTTELAVQGQEIFNQSCIGCHAVESQDPRPVEARLAPNLSNFADREVIAGILEHNPEELKKWLKDPETLKPGNKMTNTYAPLNDQELDALTEYLYTLTKEQK; this is encoded by the coding sequence ATGAAATCATCTATGCCAAAGTTGCGTATCTTTGCTACAGTAGCAATGTTAGCGCTTCTTTTGTCCGGTTGTTCCGGGAAGCCGTATCTATCAACACTTCAACCTTCAGGTGAAAGTGCAGAGTTGTTGCTTGATTTAATGCTTCTCGCAACGGGCATTATGACATTCGTTGTCATTGTTGTAACAGTAATCTTTATTTATGTTTCTATACGTTTCCGTAGAAACAAACAGAACGAAAACGACATTCCGAAACAAATTGAAGGAAATCACAAGCTTGAGATCTTATGGACTGTTATTCCAATTATCTTGTTGTTAATTCTCGCAGTACCTACTATTGCAGCTACTTTCAAACTTGATGTTACGGAAGATACTGTAATCCCAGAGGATGCTGAGCAAATTAATGTTATGGCTAAGCTTTATTGGTGGGAGTTTGAATATGAGGATGATAAAATTGTCACTTCTCAAGATTTAGTTATCCCAGCAGGTGAACGTGTTTACTTTAAGCTAAAAGCTGGCGATGTAAAACATGCATTCTGGATTCCTGCAATTGCTGGTAAGATTGATACAAACACAGATAACACGAATAGAATGTGGGTTCAAGCAAATGAACCTGGCCTATTCTACGGTAAATGTACTGAGCTATGTGGTCCGTCACATGCATTAATGGACTTTAAAGTACGTGTACTTGCAAAAGACGAATACGAACAGTGGAAGAAAAATATGCTTGAGCCAGCAGCTGAACCAACTACTGAATTAGCTGTGCAAGGTCAAGAAATCTTCAATCAAAGTTGTATTGGATGTCACGCGGTTGAATCACAAGACCCACGTCCTGTAGAAGCACGTTTGGCTCCTAACCTTTCCAACTTTGCTGATCGTGAAGTTATTGCTGGTATTTTAGAGCACAACCCTGAAGAGTTGAAAAAATGGTTGAAAGATCCTGAAACTCTAAAACCAGGTAACAAAATGACAAACACATACGCACCTCTTAACGATCAAGAGTTAGACGCTCTTACAGAATACTTATACACGTTAACAAAAGAACAAAAATAA
- a CDS encoding cytochrome c oxidase subunit I, whose translation MNSLAQKQGIGAIIWDYLTTVDHKKIAKLYLFSGLLYFVVGGIEALLIRLQLMFPMNDLLVGRTFNEVITAHGVTMLFFVAMPLVFALGNLVLPLQIGARDVAFPFLNSLGFWLFFFGALFYNVGWFMGDMPAAGWTSYASLSMDDPTRGVDFYVIGLQIGGIGSLIGAINFIATVVTMRAPGMTFMRMPLFTWTIFMSSVMILFAFPPLTVGLFLLFFDRLFNGAFFNEVLGGNTIIYEHLFWIFGHPEVYILVLPAFGAFSEIVAVFSRKRLFGYTAMVFAVSIIGFLGMMVWAHHLFTVGLGPVANSIFSVATMAIAVPTGIKIFNWLFTMWGGNIKFTTPMLYTVWFIPTFVMGGVTGVMLASGPADYQFHDTYFVVAHFHYVIAGGVVLGLFAGLHYWWPKMFGVMLSDKVGKISFWLWYIGFHLTFFIQHFVGMWGMPRRVYTYLPDQGWDAANFISSIGALVMTLSVIVMVSNFVWSWFAGEKAEGDAWGDGRTLEWAIPSPPPEYNFIQTPLVRGIDALWIEKMEGDGKMKPAEKIGDIHMPNGSILPLIMSLGLFISGFGFMFHDLGTNKLALAAAIGGLVITLGCMFVRSIKDDFGYHIHKEDLERDAKGANA comes from the coding sequence ATGAATTCGTTGGCCCAAAAACAGGGTATCGGCGCTATTATTTGGGACTACTTAACAACAGTAGACCATAAGAAGATTGCGAAGTTATACCTATTTAGCGGATTGCTTTATTTTGTTGTCGGTGGAATCGAAGCATTACTGATTCGTTTACAGTTAATGTTTCCGATGAATGATTTACTTGTTGGTCGTACATTTAATGAAGTTATTACAGCACACGGTGTTACCATGTTATTCTTTGTTGCAATGCCATTGGTATTTGCACTAGGTAACTTAGTCTTACCATTACAAATTGGAGCACGTGATGTTGCATTTCCATTCTTAAATTCACTTGGTTTTTGGTTATTTTTCTTTGGTGCATTATTTTATAATGTAGGTTGGTTTATGGGTGACATGCCAGCTGCAGGTTGGACTTCATATGCATCACTATCAATGGATGACCCAACACGTGGTGTAGACTTTTACGTTATCGGGTTACAAATAGGTGGTATAGGTTCATTAATTGGTGCAATTAACTTTATCGCAACTGTTGTTACGATGCGTGCACCAGGTATGACATTCATGCGTATGCCATTATTTACTTGGACAATTTTTATGTCATCAGTAATGATTTTATTTGCATTCCCTCCATTAACAGTTGGCTTGTTCTTATTATTCTTTGATCGCTTATTTAATGGAGCATTTTTTAACGAAGTACTTGGTGGAAACACTATTATTTATGAGCACTTATTCTGGATCTTTGGTCATCCTGAAGTATACATCTTAGTACTTCCAGCGTTTGGAGCTTTCTCTGAGATTGTTGCAGTATTCTCTCGTAAACGTCTATTTGGTTATACTGCAATGGTATTTGCTGTATCAATCATCGGTTTCTTAGGTATGATGGTATGGGCTCACCACTTATTCACAGTAGGTTTAGGTCCAGTGGCAAATTCAATCTTCTCGGTAGCTACAATGGCTATTGCCGTACCAACGGGAATAAAAATTTTCAACTGGTTATTTACGATGTGGGGCGGAAACATTAAGTTTACGACGCCTATGTTATACACTGTTTGGTTTATTCCAACATTCGTAATGGGTGGAGTAACTGGGGTTATGCTTGCATCAGGCCCAGCTGACTACCAATTCCATGATACTTATTTCGTAGTAGCTCACTTCCACTATGTAATCGCTGGTGGTGTAGTATTAGGTTTATTCGCTGGTCTACATTATTGGTGGCCAAAAATGTTTGGTGTTATGCTAAGTGATAAAGTCGGAAAGATTTCTTTCTGGTTATGGTACATCGGTTTCCACTTAACATTCTTCATTCAACACTTTGTTGGTATGTGGGGAATGCCGCGTCGAGTTTACACATACTTACCAGATCAAGGTTGGGATGCTGCAAACTTTATTAGTTCAATCGGCGCATTAGTTATGACTCTTTCAGTAATCGTAATGGTTTCAAACTTTGTTTGGAGTTGGTTTGCTGGTGAGAAAGCAGAAGGAGACGCTTGGGGCGATGGTCGTACGCTTGAGTGGGCAATTCCATCTCCACCACCAGAATATAACTTTATCCAAACTCCACTAGTACGTGGTATTGATGCGTTATGGATTGAAAAAATGGAAGGCGATGGTAAAATGAAACCAGCTGAAAAAATTGGTGACATTCATATGCCAAACGGTTCAATTCTTCCATTAATTATGTCATTAGGTCTATTTATTTCTGGATTTGGATTCATGTTCCATGATTTGGGTACAAATAAGCTTGCATTAGCTGCAGCTATCGGTGGTTTAGTAATCACGTTAGGATGTATGTTTGTACGCTCAATTAAGGATGATTTCGGGTATCATATTCATAAAGAAGACCTTGAGCGTGATGCGAAAGGGGCGAATGCATAA
- a CDS encoding cytochrome (ubi)quinol oxidase subunit III has protein sequence MNMDKPFTKDNFPAEPEKSSLEGKNKFIGFWLFLGGETVLFAALFGTFLALRNSFANGPTADELFQLPLVFVATMILLSSSLTSVYAMYHMKNNDFGKMKLWLWITWFLGLSFLILEVYEFNHYIHEGLTYTTSAFGSAFYTLVGTHGGHVFFGLLWIGTLLIRNSKRGITPYTAPKYYLASLYWHFIDVVWVFIFTAVYLMGKVG, from the coding sequence ATGAATATGGATAAACCATTTACTAAGGACAATTTTCCTGCTGAACCAGAAAAATCGTCGTTAGAAGGTAAAAATAAGTTTATCGGTTTTTGGCTTTTCCTTGGTGGAGAAACCGTATTATTCGCCGCTTTATTCGGTACGTTTCTAGCTTTACGTAATTCATTCGCTAATGGACCTACTGCAGATGAGTTGTTTCAATTACCATTAGTATTTGTAGCAACAATGATTTTATTATCAAGTAGTTTAACGAGTGTATATGCAATGTACCATATGAAAAATAATGACTTTGGTAAAATGAAGCTATGGTTATGGATTACTTGGTTCCTTGGTTTATCATTCCTTATCTTAGAGGTTTATGAGTTTAATCATTATATTCATGAAGGTTTGACGTATACTACTAGTGCATTCGGTTCTGCATTCTATACACTTGTAGGTACTCACGGAGGTCACGTATTCTTCGGTCTTTTATGGATTGGAACGTTGTTGATTCGTAACAGTAAGCGAGGTATTACTCCATATACAGCGCCTAAGTATTACTTAGCAAGTCTTTACTGGCACTTTATTGATGTTGTATGGGTATTCATCTTTACAGCTGTATACTTAATGGGAAAGGTGGGTTAA
- the ctaF gene encoding cytochrome c oxidase subunit IVB, with the protein MTNQANSSQGLEFRKQRNKDEMKQQVVVFSLMIFFTLIAFAAVAFEAITPIFTAPFILILAVVQVLFQLYYFMHMSHKGHEVPIIFIFGGVFTAIIMVAALCTIVWW; encoded by the coding sequence ATGACTAATCAAGCTAACTCATCCCAAGGTTTAGAGTTCCGTAAGCAACGTAACAAGGATGAGATGAAACAACAAGTTGTTGTCTTTTCGCTTATGATTTTCTTTACACTCATTGCATTTGCCGCTGTTGCATTTGAAGCAATCACACCAATTTTCACAGCACCATTTATTTTAATTTTGGCTGTTGTGCAAGTGTTATTTCAATTGTATTATTTCATGCACATGAGTCATAAAGGACATGAGGTCCCAATTATCTTCATCTTTGGTGGAGTTTTTACAGCTATTATTATGGTAGCAGCCCTTTGCACAATTGTATGGTGGTAA
- the ctaG gene encoding cytochrome c oxidase assembly factor CtaG gives MWENIQIFGFRALWSPYYFIAILSIAVLYVTVVRGRFMDKFTDATPATRKQMTRFLGAMALLYIVKGSPLDLLGHMNFSFHMVQMSLLYLAIPPLLILGTPDWLLRAIVNTKGINQIFKLFSKPLLALFLFNGSFSMYHFPGVFDFIKTDSLLHAAVTGLIFIFAFFMWIPLIAPLPEYDRMSDLFKMGYLFANGLLLSPACALIIFSNSPLYATYYDPEHWVQALALCVPASLLNGIDVSNINLFSFTSLQKDQQLGGIIMKIVQEIIYGMTLGYVFFRWVRNEKIRGEEEVAKYMTPQPSDS, from the coding sequence ATGTGGGAAAATATTCAAATTTTTGGGTTTCGTGCATTATGGAGTCCTTACTATTTCATAGCAATCTTGTCGATAGCAGTATTATATGTAACTGTAGTTCGTGGACGATTTATGGACAAGTTCACGGATGCAACTCCAGCAACGAGAAAACAAATGACACGCTTCTTAGGAGCAATGGCATTGTTATATATCGTGAAGGGAAGTCCACTTGACTTATTAGGTCACATGAACTTTAGTTTTCACATGGTTCAAATGTCATTGTTATATCTTGCTATTCCACCATTGTTAATTCTCGGTACACCTGATTGGTTATTAAGAGCAATTGTGAATACAAAGGGAATTAATCAGATTTTCAAATTATTCTCAAAGCCATTATTAGCTTTATTTTTGTTTAACGGATCGTTTTCAATGTACCATTTTCCAGGAGTTTTTGATTTTATCAAAACAGACTCCTTGTTACACGCTGCTGTGACGGGATTAATCTTTATCTTTGCATTCTTCATGTGGATTCCATTAATCGCTCCACTGCCTGAATATGACCGAATGAGTGATTTGTTTAAGATGGGGTACTTGTTCGCAAACGGCTTGTTATTATCACCAGCATGTGCGTTAATCATTTTCTCGAATTCACCATTATATGCAACTTATTATGACCCTGAACACTGGGTTCAGGCACTTGCACTTTGTGTACCTGCCTCCCTATTAAATGGTATCGATGTATCAAACATCAATTTATTTTCTTTCACCAGCTTACAAAAGGATCAGCAATTAGGTGGAATCATCATGAAAATTGTTCAAGAAATTATTTACGGTATGACTTTAGGTTACGTGTTCTTTAGATGGGTTAGAAATGAGAAGATTCGTGGAGAAGAAGAGGTAGCAAAATATATGACACCTCAACCTTCAGATTCATAA
- the ytvI gene encoding sporulation integral membrane protein YtvI, with protein sequence MSKFFSSRFIIIIVTLAIIIGISLWVLPNAVPLIIAFITALILDPLVRLATRRLNIKRSLAVLLTFILFLCFLGASSYFIVTKVVTEVVKIGENAPVYINEISDAFSKLEANFSDASEDLPQEFVDEINNQVTVLLSDAKNVLTEYDTVKKLTGIIANIPNYLVSLVVYLIALFLFMIAIPNIKKEFYTFLTPETADKVTFMTSRLSYVISGFFKAQFLVSIIIFIVSFIGLLIIAPEVAFIMSLIIWIIDFIPIIGSIAILAPWSIFHLLTGDIALGTKLAILAAILLIIRRTVEPKVMGHHIGLSPLSTLIAMYLGLKLLGFLGFFIGPVILIAFNSAREAGIIKLNFKI encoded by the coding sequence TTGTCTAAATTTTTCTCAAGTCGTTTCATAATCATCATAGTTACTCTCGCAATTATTATCGGGATAAGCTTATGGGTCTTGCCTAATGCTGTACCCTTGATTATTGCTTTTATAACAGCACTAATATTAGATCCTCTTGTACGCCTAGCTACTAGGCGGTTAAATATTAAGAGAAGCCTAGCAGTGCTACTCACTTTTATTCTTTTTCTGTGTTTCTTAGGGGCTAGTAGCTACTTCATTGTTACAAAGGTTGTCACAGAAGTTGTTAAAATTGGGGAAAATGCACCCGTATACATCAATGAAATCAGTGATGCTTTTTCCAAACTAGAAGCTAATTTCTCAGACGCATCTGAAGATCTTCCACAAGAGTTTGTAGATGAAATTAATAATCAAGTTACAGTGTTATTAAGTGATGCAAAAAATGTTTTAACTGAATATGATACAGTAAAAAAATTAACTGGTATTATTGCAAATATACCAAATTATCTAGTCAGCCTTGTTGTATATTTAATTGCATTATTTTTATTCATGATTGCAATACCGAATATTAAGAAAGAGTTTTACACTTTCCTTACACCTGAAACCGCTGATAAAGTTACATTCATGACTTCACGCTTATCTTATGTTATTAGTGGCTTTTTTAAAGCACAATTTCTAGTTAGTATTATAATTTTCATTGTCTCATTTATTGGATTGTTAATAATTGCACCTGAAGTCGCCTTTATTATGTCACTCATTATTTGGATAATTGACTTCATCCCGATTATTGGTTCGATAGCAATTTTAGCTCCTTGGTCAATATTTCACCTGTTAACTGGAGATATTGCACTTGGAACTAAGTTAGCTATTCTTGCCGCTATCTTACTTATTATCCGTCGTACTGTTGAACCAAAAGTAATGGGACATCATATTGGTCTATCACCACTATCAACGTTAATTGCAATGTATCTAGGGTTAAAATTATTAGGGTTTCTTGGTTTCTTCATCGGTCCAGTTATCCTGATTGCCTTTAATTCAGCACGAGAAGCAGGTATTATCAAATTGAATTTTAAGATATAA
- a CDS encoding YugN family protein codes for MKLENIALEGKIVDIKILNEVMKKHQLVLGETWDYERVSYDRKFENLDTSEVFYLRVLGHAVEGNVDSQHAQVKLLAPLLGKHYYPHGVEYGEGETFPKNIVSKSEKILQKALEEIDALSK; via the coding sequence ATGAAACTTGAAAATATTGCTCTTGAAGGTAAAATTGTCGATATTAAAATTTTAAATGAAGTGATGAAAAAACATCAACTCGTTTTGGGAGAAACATGGGATTATGAGCGTGTATCTTATGATCGCAAGTTCGAAAACCTTGATACAAGTGAAGTGTTCTATCTTCGTGTACTTGGTCATGCAGTTGAAGGTAATGTAGACTCTCAACATGCACAAGTAAAATTATTAGCTCCACTATTAGGAAAACATTATTACCCTCATGGCGTTGAATATGGTGAAGGTGAAACATTCCCGAAAAATATCGTAAGTAAATCAGAAAAGATTTTACAAAAAGCACTTGAGGAAATTGACGCACTTTCTAAATAA
- the safA gene encoding SafA/ExsA family spore coat assembly protein: MRKWWFFLWSGLLFSTSIFVGGQPVLAKSTTVHIVQPGDTLWIISNRYDVSLSEVIQTNQQFSNPNLIYPGDKVYVPISNEAIKTLEKQVIQLTNEERAKHGLNPLVEHVELSRVARYKSRDMRDNNYFSNESPKFGSSLEMISHFHINYSYAGENIAAGQPVVRGVVKAWMDSPKHRKYILDPEMTHIGVGYAEGGMYGNYWTQLFIQE, encoded by the coding sequence TTGAGAAAATGGTGGTTCTTTTTATGGAGTGGACTTCTATTTTCTACGAGTATTTTTGTAGGAGGACAACCTGTACTAGCAAAAAGTACTACTGTGCACATCGTTCAACCAGGTGATACGTTATGGATCATTTCTAATCGATATGATGTGAGCTTATCAGAAGTCATTCAAACAAACCAACAGTTTAGTAATCCTAATTTAATTTATCCCGGTGATAAAGTATATGTACCTATTTCCAATGAAGCAATCAAAACACTAGAGAAACAAGTCATTCAATTAACTAATGAAGAGCGAGCAAAACATGGCCTTAATCCATTAGTAGAACATGTGGAGTTATCGCGTGTTGCACGTTACAAATCAAGAGATATGCGTGATAATAACTATTTTAGTAATGAATCACCTAAGTTTGGCTCTTCGTTAGAGATGATTAGTCATTTTCATATTAATTACTCATATGCAGGAGAAAACATAGCAGCAGGTCAACCAGTCGTGCGAGGAGTTGTAAAAGCTTGGATGGATTCGCCAAAACATCGAAAGTATATTCTAGATCCTGAAATGACTCATATTGGAGTAGGGTATGCTGAGGGTGGTATGTATGGTAACTATTGGACTCAATTGTTTATACAGGAATAA
- a CDS encoding CBS domain-containing protein, which yields MKRVRDIMTSDVVFLTPDDNVYEAALLMKDKDIGVIPVCESDRLLGIVTDRDLVVRGLAEKRPGSNSVMNVLTKDVTTVSAETDVTEAVELMSNNQIRRLPVCENDRLIGMLSLGDLAIDTDSDKAAEVALSEISEPPHLHH from the coding sequence ATGAAACGAGTACGAGATATAATGACAAGTGATGTTGTGTTTTTGACACCTGATGATAATGTTTATGAAGCGGCATTATTAATGAAAGATAAAGACATTGGAGTTATTCCTGTTTGTGAAAGTGACAGGTTACTTGGAATTGTGACAGATCGTGACCTAGTTGTACGTGGTCTTGCTGAGAAACGACCTGGTTCAAATTCTGTCATGAATGTTTTGACGAAAGATGTGACGACAGTTTCGGCCGAGACAGATGTAACTGAGGCGGTAGAGTTAATGTCGAATAATCAAATTCGTCGCCTCCCTGTATGTGAAAATGATCGACTTATAGGTATGCTTTCACTTGGAGATTTAGCGATTGATACTGACTCAGATAAAGCAGCAGAAGTTGCTTTGAGCGAAATTTCTGAACCTCCACATTTACATCATTGA
- a CDS encoding CAP domain-containing protein, whose protein sequence is MRAPYVFLMIVAFLVMYMGIQKDDDEHKTEEKNKTEYNEVAKEVAYIGEEKPIHAFIGESEDMIIEQFGQPTRKDVSAYDYVWWVYYKESENYIQFGLHEGKVVTAFALGDNLSLFPFEIGSALQEGLLEKMIDERIEVLVADELIELKIDQNGSDNYLMNLGNAWAQLYVDEFTDKLMAIRYMDNETLVKQRQFDMVYRGSLLSPQPLSTEQIKEVEDGNERQVFEITNILRNRYNLPSLLWDEEIAKTAVHHSKDMKINDYFSHTSPTNGDLAKRLMMENIVYLSAGENIAAKYTDAPAVVIGWLNSESHRESLLHSDFTHLGVGVYEQYYTQNFIQTALD, encoded by the coding sequence ATGAGAGCACCTTATGTCTTTTTAATGATAGTTGCTTTTTTAGTTATGTATATGGGTATACAAAAAGATGACGATGAACATAAAACAGAAGAGAAAAACAAAACTGAATACAATGAAGTTGCGAAAGAGGTTGCATACATAGGAGAAGAAAAACCTATCCATGCTTTTATTGGTGAAAGTGAGGATATGATAATTGAGCAATTCGGACAACCTACTCGAAAGGATGTTTCTGCATATGATTACGTTTGGTGGGTTTACTACAAAGAGTCTGAAAATTATATTCAATTTGGTTTGCATGAAGGTAAGGTTGTAACAGCATTTGCTTTAGGTGATAACTTATCACTTTTTCCATTTGAAATTGGTTCAGCTTTACAGGAAGGTTTGTTAGAAAAAATGATTGATGAACGTATAGAAGTTTTAGTAGCAGATGAATTGATTGAATTAAAAATTGATCAAAACGGTTCAGATAATTATTTGATGAATTTAGGCAATGCATGGGCACAGTTATACGTAGATGAATTTACTGACAAACTGATGGCAATCCGATATATGGATAATGAGACATTAGTGAAGCAACGTCAGTTTGATATGGTGTATCGTGGAAGTTTACTATCTCCTCAACCATTAAGTACAGAGCAGATAAAAGAGGTGGAAGATGGAAATGAACGTCAAGTTTTTGAAATAACCAATATACTTCGAAATCGTTATAACCTTCCTTCGTTATTATGGGATGAAGAAATAGCAAAGACAGCAGTTCATCATAGCAAGGATATGAAAATAAATGATTATTTTTCACATACATCACCGACCAATGGAGATCTTGCAAAACGGCTCATGATGGAAAATATCGTATATTTGAGCGCAGGTGAGAATATTGCAGCGAAGTATACGGATGCACCTGCTGTTGTAATCGGTTGGTTAAATAGTGAAAGTCACCGTGAAAGTCTGCTACATTCGGATTTTACACATCTTGGAGTTGGCGTTTATGAGCAATATTATACTCAAAACTTCATTCAAACAGCTTTGGATTAA
- the ylbD gene encoding YlbD family protein: MADQKHIDSFRQFVRKHPTLITEVREGNKTWQNVYEDWHILGEEDDVWKPYLKEVASANVDAETSDDKKTDKDEGNNEGFRQILSMVKNIDMNSIQGHIANMSGAIGNIQELLEQFQASRQTPTIPNTPTPPTPPAPPQQNRNPFFFRQD, encoded by the coding sequence ATGGCAGATCAAAAACACATTGATTCTTTTCGCCAGTTTGTACGGAAGCATCCTACTCTCATTACTGAAGTGAGAGAAGGTAATAAAACATGGCAAAATGTGTATGAAGATTGGCATATTTTAGGTGAAGAAGATGATGTTTGGAAACCTTATCTAAAAGAAGTTGCGTCAGCTAATGTTGATGCTGAGACAAGTGATGATAAAAAGACAGATAAGGATGAAGGCAATAACGAAGGATTTAGACAAATATTATCAATGGTGAAAAACATTGATATGAATTCTATTCAAGGACATATCGCAAATATGAGTGGAGCAATTGGAAATATACAAGAACTTCTTGAACAATTTCAGGCGAGTAGACAAACACCTACGATACCGAATACTCCTACTCCACCAACTCCGCCTGCTCCTCCACAACAAAATCGGAATCCGTTTTTCTTTAGACAAGATTAA
- a CDS encoding YlbE-like family protein codes for MRLEVQEILNNRPDLKAFVRENPKWYRSLSRDFQSIMEIEDESKYYYGRTLPQQMNRMRQQLQMVSMMVAMMQAMKDS; via the coding sequence ATGCGATTGGAGGTTCAAGAAATATTAAATAATCGTCCTGATTTAAAGGCATTTGTACGCGAAAATCCAAAATGGTATCGGTCTCTATCAAGAGATTTTCAATCCATAATGGAAATTGAAGATGAATCAAAGTATTATTATGGTCGTACATTACCACAGCAAATGAATCGAATGCGTCAACAATTACAAATGGTTTCAATGATGGTAGCAATGATGCAAGCGATGAAAGATAGTTAG
- a CDS encoding YlbF family regulator, translating to MIVATSERLELLMQSEMLAQNIIESDLFQQYVECKHTLAQDKEAQRLIQAFNREKELYEDVQRFGRYHPDYHKVTKSVRIMKREVDMHEAVANFKKAERQLQDLLDEVSTFIGQSVSEFIKVPKGNPHFQSGCGCSSGGSCGCS from the coding sequence TTGATAGTAGCGACATCGGAACGGTTAGAGTTGCTTATGCAATCAGAAATGTTAGCACAAAATATCATTGAATCAGATCTCTTTCAACAGTACGTTGAATGTAAACATACATTAGCACAAGACAAAGAAGCCCAGCGTTTAATTCAAGCATTCAATCGGGAAAAAGAGTTATATGAAGATGTACAACGTTTTGGACGTTATCATCCTGATTATCATAAGGTGACTAAAAGTGTCAGAATTATGAAACGTGAGGTTGATATGCATGAGGCAGTGGCTAACTTTAAGAAAGCAGAACGCCAACTTCAAGACTTATTAGATGAAGTAAGCACGTTTATTGGTCAATCTGTCTCAGAATTTATTAAAGTTCCTAAGGGTAATCCACATTTCCAATCAGGATGTGGATGTTCAAGTGGTGGAAGTTGTGGCTGTTCTTAG
- a CDS encoding YlbG family protein, whose protein sequence is MDVKRQGLIVWLHSLKQARQLRRFGNVHYVSKRLKYAVVYVDLEMASDWKEKLSSLHYVKRVDFSYKPFLKTEYENSKPDKAKEYDYKLGL, encoded by the coding sequence ATGGACGTGAAACGGCAAGGACTAATTGTATGGTTACATTCATTAAAACAGGCGAGACAATTGCGCCGTTTCGGAAATGTACATTATGTTTCAAAACGATTGAAGTATGCTGTAGTGTATGTAGATCTGGAAATGGCAAGCGATTGGAAGGAAAAACTGTCTTCGCTTCATTACGTTAAGCGTGTAGACTTTTCTTATAAACCATTTCTGAAGACTGAATATGAAAACTCTAAACCGGATAAAGCAAAAGAATATGATTACAAGCTAGGTCTTTAA